A region from the Vulpes lagopus strain Blue_001 chromosome 5, ASM1834538v1, whole genome shotgun sequence genome encodes:
- the ASCL4 gene encoding achaete-scute homolog 4, giving the protein METRRAAGPLPSPRHLRTAPPDLPGALPRLPLGDPPGVPLRLHAACWARARARAPGGRGPGLALPLPLPLACALEPAFLRRRNERERQRVRGVNEGYARLRDHLPRELAQRRLSKVETLRAAIRYIRHLQELLERQARAQEGPAAARTPRPADCNSDGESKASSAPSPCSEPEEAGS; this is encoded by the coding sequence ATGGAGACGCGCAGAGCGGCCGGCCCGCTGCCCTCGCCGCGCCACCTCCGCACGGCGCCCCCGGACCTGCCGGGGGCtctgccccgcctccccctcgGGGACCCCCCCGGGGTGCCCCTGCGGCTGCACGCCGCGTGctgggcgcgggcgcgggcgcgggcgccggggggccgcgggccgggcctggcgctgccgctgccgctgccgctggcCTGCGCCCTGGAGCCCGCCTTCCTCCGCAGGCGCAACGAGCGCGAGCGGCAGCGGGTGCGCGGCGTGAACGAGGGCTACGCGCGCCTGCGGGACCACCTGCCGCGCGAGCTGGCCCAGCGGCGGCTCAGCAAGGTGGAGACGCTGCGCGCCGCCATCCGCTACATCAGGCACCTCCAGGAGCTGCTGGAGCGCCAGGCCCGGGCGCAGgagggccccgccgccgcccgcaccCCGCGCCCGGCCGACTGCAACAGCGACGGCGAGTCCAAGGCCTCGTCGGCGCCTTCGCCCTGCAGCGAGCCCGAGGAGGCGGGCAGCTAG
- the LOC121491731 gene encoding atherin-like, producing MPGDTRGSSSSSFGREAAQPGGEGQGRSPKQGRMQSPSPGPPRAASRGRPADSPARPPAARLGPSPPAHPRAPGAAGLRFPARPGPARPGPARRLLRAAPSEARFRLRSHSGRLPLRPPRVRPSRRGPRAEPAFRRPSPSRAPSAPAHGGDPGPRVRGRGRRRRELRGPGRLGCVERRAIDPQLLGNQAAVRVAKMKSACYLLCSSPDVDTFVQELFLQMNGSVSHPFSKP from the exons ATGCCGGGGGACACCCGGGGCTCTTCCTCCAGCAGCTTCGGGAGGGAGGCTGCCCAACCTGGGGGGGAAGGCCAAGGGCGGTCACCTAAACAGGGGAGGATGCAGTCCCCGTCCCCGGGCCCCCCGAGAGCCGCCTCCCGGGGCCGGCCGGCTGactcgcccgcccgcccgccggc AGCTCGCCTCGGGCCCTCCCCGCCCGCtcacccccgcgccccgggggccGCTGGCCTAAGGttccccgcccggcccggcccggcccggcccggcccagcccgCCGTCTCCTCAGGGCCGCACCCTCCGAGGCACGTTTCCGGCTCCGCAGCCACTCGGGGCGCCTGCCGCTCCGCCCCCCGCGCGTGCGCCCCTCCCGCCGGGGCCCGCGAGCGGAGCCTGCGTTCcggcgcccctcccccagccgaGCCCCGTCCGCGCCTGCGCACGGCGGGGACCCGGGCCCCAGGGTGCGGGGCCGCGGAAGGCGCCGCCGGGAGCTCCGCGGCCCAGGCCGGCTGGGTTGCGTCGAACGCCGAGCTATCGACCCGCAGTTGCTAGGCAACCAGGCTGCAGTGCGGGTAGCGA aaatgaaaagtgcATGTTACCTTCTCTGCTCTTCTCCAGATGTGGACACCTTCGTTCAAGAATTGTTCCTCCAGATGAATGGTTCAGTCAGCCATCCATTCTCCAAGCCTTGA